The following are from one region of the Quercus robur chromosome 1, dhQueRobu3.1, whole genome shotgun sequence genome:
- the LOC126730973 gene encoding uncharacterized protein LOC126730973 yields MGEDLLTSLSIENHHPSTLLSMDSSGISHEELDLEMNRPAVLPRPPDINLPLSAERSPPLQVLFDPFDMLLDVGLGTQIHESDTLLNVPKMGRKCAKRLDSVWGAWFFFSYYFKPVLNEKSKCKIVWDSNGVSGFDKTDLELEVFLVQHDMENMYMWVFKERPENALGKMQLRSYMNGHSRQGERPFPFSVEKGFVRSHRMQRKHYRGLSNPQCVHGIEVVPCPNFKGLDEEEQKRWMELTGRDPNFTVPPEAIEFCSWRNLPSTEFELERPLPPLKTNSNPHPKKLLNGSGLNLATRPAHLGNGSGMDLSPACNKRKKDLFLHGNDDDCFLQMNQQNDRVQDTEIHSVEPPWLNEFSGVMRNIYGPVTAAKTIYEDEQGYLIIISLPFADLKKVKVTWWNNLTHGVVKISSISTACMPFIKRNERTFKLTDPSPEHCPPGEFVREIPLPTRIPDDAKLEAYGDETGTVLEIMVPKHRVGPEEHEVRVCLRPHLGANELLLS; encoded by the coding sequence ATGGGAGAGGATTTGCTGACAAGCCTATCTATAGAGAATCACCACCCATCCACGCTATTGTCCATGGATTCAAGTGGGATTTCCCATGAAGAATTGGACCTTGAGATGAATCGGCCAGCAGTTCTTCCTCGACCTCCTGATATTAATCTCCCGCTGTCTGCTGAGCGTAGTCCGCCTTTGCAAGTGTTGTTTGACCCTTTTGATATGCTGCTAGATGTTGGCCTTGGTACTCAAATTCATGAGTCTGATACTCTTCTTAATGTGCCCAAGATGGGGAGAAAATGTGCTAAGAGGTTGGATAGTGTGTGGGGTGCTTGGTTTTTCTTCAGTTATTACTTTAAGCCAGTGTtgaatgagaaatcaaagtGCAAGATTGTGTGGGATAGTAATggggtttctgggtttgataAGACAGATCTTGAGCTTGAAGTGTTCTTGGTTCAACATGATATGGAGAACATGTACATGTGGGTATTTAAGGAAAGGCCCGAAAATGCATTGGGTAAGATGCAATTGAGGAGTTACATGAATGGGCACTCTCGCCAGGGTGAGCGCCCATTTCCATTTAGTGTTGAGAAGGGGTTTGTTCGGTCTCATAGAATGCAGCGAAAGCATTACAGGGGTCTCTCGAATCCCCAGTGTGTGCATGGTATTGAGGTTGTTCCATGTCCCAATTTCAAGGGTCTTGATGAGGAAGAGCAGAAAAGGTGGATGGAACTTACAGGGAGGGATCCAAACTTCACAGTCCCACCTGAAGCAATTGAGTTTTGTTCGTGGAGGAACCTTCCTAGCACTGAATTTGAGCTTGAGAGGCCCCTTCCCCCATTGAAGACAAATTCAAATCCCCATCCGAAAAAATTGCTTAATGGTTCTGGTTTGAATCTGGCAACTCGGCCAGCACACCTTGGAAATGGTAGTGGGATGGACCTCTCACCTGCTTGCAACAAGAGGAAGAAGGATTTGTTTCTACACGGTAATGATGACGATTGTTTTTTACAAATGAATCAACAAAATGATAGAGTTCAAGATACTGAAATTCACTCAGTTGAACCGCCCTGGTTAAATGAATTTAGTGGGGTAATGAGGAATATATATGGACCTGTCACGGCTGCAAAAACCATCTATGAGGATGAACAAGGATACTTGATAATCATCAGCTTGCCTTTTGCTGACCTTAAAAAGGTGAAAGTTACTTGGTGGAATAATCTCACGCATGGTGTTGTGAAGATATCATCTATAAGCACAGCTTGCATGCCCTTTATCAAGAGAAATGAAAGAACTTTCAAGCTCACTGATCCATCTCCAGAACATTGCCCTCCTGGTGAGTTTGTGAGGGAAATCCCACTACCCACCCGGATCCCAGATGATGCCAAGCTAGAAGCATATGGTGATGAAACAGGAACTGTTCTTGAGATCATGGTGCCAAAGCATCGTGTGGGACCAGAAGAACATGAAGTTCGTGTTTGCCTTCGTCCTCACCTTGGAGCAAATGAGCTTTTACTATCATGA